The following coding sequences are from one Nicotiana tabacum cultivar K326 chromosome 1, ASM71507v2, whole genome shotgun sequence window:
- the LOC107789651 gene encoding putative membrane-associated kinase regulator 2, with protein sequence MEAFSLLKYWRGGGATGVFSTDSAGANPRTTGSTTIVTAVSSNSSDSDSDDEGDDGPFFDLEFTSVPEDEAEEEVKVENERCKISSELDESSENEINEGELKFTLSTSSGSSIDDGTDPNVALSPSDDLFFKGSLVPIEPSSLLLTASETNSKFTSSLLKSATKFRVLMLKLKKPKFTAPSKIEKSEGDGDGFVSATTPKLRRKRVSDSEKEEPPNLTQNKFFTVKFKVEEVPIKSLFTRDNSSKDKVNSGKTEKRNPEEACSTNNAANSASDEKKFTTDVMQKYLKKVKPLYIRVSKRYGEKLKFSGQLSLPGNAATNKAGRSPPPSAEAKADMVTDTAPAAEKNQKHGNIPSGLRIVRKHLGKSRSASSAVVAAAPVASNRRDDSLLQQQDAIQGAILHCKRSFNSSRDSESSILSRSASDASHEKSTSLTTDSSTLEEAKAVRN encoded by the exons ATGGAAGCTTTCAGTTTACTCAAGTACTGGCGTGGTGGTGGCGCCACCGGTGTTTTCTCCACCGATTCCGCCGGTGCTAATCCTCGCACCACCGGTTCTACAACCATCGTCACCGCCGTCAGTTCTAACTCGTCAGACTCTGATTCCGACGACGAAGGAGACGACGGACCGTTTTTTGACCTTGAGTTCACTTCGGTTCCTGAAGATGAAGCCGAAGAAGAAGTGAAAGTTGAAAATGAAAGGTGTAAAATTAGTTCAGAGTTGGATGAGTCGTCGGAAAATGAGATTAATGAAGGAGAACTGAAATTCACGCTTTCCACGTCGTCCGGTTCGAGTATTGACGACGGTACGGATCCGAACGTAGCACTCTCACCGTCTGATGATCTTTTCTTCAAAGGTAGTTTGGTACCAATTGAGCCGTCGTCGCTGTTGCTAACCGCCTCGGAAACAAATTCGAAATTTACTTCCTCACTGTTAAAGTCAGCAACTAAATTCAGAGTGTTAATGCTGAAGCTGAAGAAGCCAAAATTTACAGCGCCAAGTAAAATTGAAAAATCTGAAGGTGATGGTGACGGATTTGTCTCAGCTACTACTCCAAAGCTACGGCGGAAGAGAGTATCAGACAGTGAAAAAGAGGAGCCTCCTAATCTAACACAGAATAAGTTTTTCACTGTAAAGTTTAAGGTTGAAGAAGTTCCTATTAAGTCGTTGTTTACTAGAGATAACAGCTCAAAAGACAAAGTTAACAGCGGCAAAACAGAGAAGCGAAATCCAGAAGAAGCTTGTTCAACTAATAATGCAGCAAATTCCGCTTCAGATGAGAAGAAATTTACTACAGATGTAATGCAAAAGTACTTGAAAAAAGTGAAGCCTCTATATATTCGCGTCTCGAAACGTTACGGCGAGAAGCTTAAGTTCTCAGGACAGTTAAGTTTACCCGGAAATGCTGCAACAAATAAGGCCGGTCGTTCGCCGCCTCCTTCAGCGGAGGCGAAGGCGGACATGGTGACGGACACGGCACCGGCGGCGGAGAAGAACCAAAAGCATGGGAATATCCCGTCGGGGCTGCGAATAGTCCGGAAACATTTGGGGAAAAGCAGATCGGCGTCGTCGGCGGTTGTTGCGGCGGCGCCGGTTGCATCAAACCGGCGAGACGACTCACTATTGCAGCAACAAGATGCTATTCAAGGTGCCATTTTACATTGCAAGAGGTCCTTCAATTCATCTAGAG attCAGAGTCATCCATTTTATCACGTTCAGCAAGTGATGCATCACACGAAAAATCAACGAGCTTGACTACAGATTCATCTACATTAGAGGAGGCCAAAGCGGTGAGAAATTAG
- the LOC142161873 gene encoding uncharacterized protein LOC142161873 encodes MGDVEPIPNFRGWVDSLLKIATREQRTWKSISSLHGWKVKTHGFGIRGMTVEVAMAIRMSANAALDLDKARALLPKRKATKESSEEEEEGTSLITRPRARRRIIIDNEIENTPARTSATEPVLIQSDEDAEPRDNNESIQHLFDSGFGSGELGPVFDEAHIYSFVPISFIPLPAVSVSLPALTTSVCLPISTAPISVPLAASTAPASAPVLVSTSFPSIPSAAPLPSVHHTETSSSSGNMTMRSVTLEVPANHSLLRKTGRADVTTGLTASSIDPVSTTDDHAAVHPAIRRRFDDDDLDSVPRRDAMRLKPAAALRHT; translated from the exons atgggagatgtggaacctattcccaactttcgtggttgggtagactcacttttgaagattgctactagggagcagagaacttggaaatcaatttcttctttacatggctggaaagtcaaaacacatg gatttggcattagaggaatgacagttgaagtagctatggccattcgcatgtctgcgaatgctgcTCTGGATTTagataaggctcgagccttgctgcctaaaagaaaagctacaaaggaaagttctgaagaagaagaggagggtacctccctaattaccaggccaagggccaggagacgaataatcattgataatgaaattgaaaacactcctgctcgtacctccgccaccgagcctgttttgattcaatctgatgaggatgccgaaccaagagataataatgagtcaattcagcacctttttgacagtggtttcgggagtggcgagctcggacctgtttttgatgaagctcaTATTTACTCATTTGTTCCTATTTCCTTCATTCCTCTTCCAGCCGTAAGTGTTTCTTTACCAGCTTTAACAACTTCCGTTTGTTTGCCAATTTCTACTGCTCCTATATCTGTTCccttggctgcttcaaccgcacctgcTTCTGCTCCGGTGttggtttctacatcttttcCCTCCATTCCTTCCGCtgctcctcttccctctgttcatcataCAGAGACAAGTTCTAGCAGCGGAAATATGACaatgagaagtgttactttggaggttcctgccaatcatagcctccTGAGGAAGACCGGCagagccgat GTTACTACTGGACTAACGGCCTCTTCTATTGATCCTGTCAGCACCACTGATGATCATGCAGCGGTGCATCCGGCTATAAGGCGGCGATTTGATGATGACGATCTTGATAGTGTCCCCAGGAGGGATGCGATGCGCCTCAAGCCAGCGGCTGCGTTGAGGCACACTTGA